The DNA segment CTTAACTCAGTCAGCAGAGCGTATCGGTGAGCGGCCCTTTGTGCCATCGTTGCTGCGTTTCGATCATCAATGCCTCACGATTCTTCAGCGTTCATCGCTAGTGGTAAATCCTTACGAAGGATGTGGGTTGCTTCTCGGGACAGGTTGTTGGACCCCGTTGTTAACGCTGGTGACGGTTTGGCCTTGTTGCAATGTTTGGGGTATGAGCGAATTTTCAGTTAACGGCTCAGGGAGAGGAAGTCGCCTTAGCCGTTTCTCTTTAGATCCTCGTGAACAGATTGCTGCTCAGCGCTGGGCAAGATCACGGGACTTGCAAGTTCTAGGTGTCTACCATTCTCATCCTCGGACGCCAGCAAAACCATCGAATTGGGACCGTTGTTTGGCTGAACCCGAGCGCTTAATGTTGATTTTGTCTGGTATAGAAGGTTTGCGTGCCTGGTGGATGGGTTCGGATCGGAAACCGTTAGAAATTCTCATTGAGGTCTGTGAGAATCATCACACTTATGCAGCAGAGCCAACCCTCCTCGATGCAGAGTCTGTCCGCGAGTGAGCAGGGACGCTACGCCCGGCATCTAATTCTTCCCGAAGTGGGAACGTCTGGTCAGGAAAGACTTAAGGCCTCTTCGGTGCTTTGCATTGGGGCGGGTGGTCTGGGCTCGCCATTGCTCCTTTACCTCGCTGCAGCTGGTGTAGGTCGAATTGGCATCGTTGATGGAGATGTCGTAGAGCTCTCCAACTTGCAGCGCCAGGTTATTCACGATTCCACTTGGTTAGGGCGCTCAAAAGCCCAATCCGCTGCCGCGAAACTTCGTGAACTCAACCCTAACTGCCAGGTTGATGTGCATGAGGTAATGCTCGACATCACCAACGTCATGGACTTGATTGCTTTTTATGATTTTGTTTGTGACGGCACAGATAATTTTCCTAGCCGATACTTGATTAACGATGCCTGTGTTTTATTGGGTAAGCCACTTGTTTATGGTTCTGTTCAGCGATTCGAAGGTCAGGTCACGGTCTTCAATATCGACCCCCATAGCCCGAATTATCGAGATCTGTTACCTAAACCTCCTTCACCAGGGGTAGTTCCCTCTTGTGCTGAGGCTGGTGTGATGGGGGTGACTCCTGGTCTGATTGGTCTCATTCAGGCTGCCGAAGTGATCAAGTTGATCACAGGAATCGGTTGTTGTTTGAATGGCCGCTTGTTAGTAGTCGATGTACTCACCCTGCGCTTTAGAGAACTCACCCTGCGCCGTGATCCAGATCGCCCTCCGATTAAAGGCCTGATTAACTATGAACAGTTTTGTCATCCAGCAACATCAGAAATGACGTCTCCTGCACTTAAGAGCATCAGCGTGACTGATCTGAAGATTTTGTTGGATAGTGGCGCGGATGATATCGTGCTTCTGGATGTTCGCAACCCGGCAGAGGCCGAGGTGGTTGCCATCTCGACAGCAACCCTGATTCCCTTGGCAACGATTGAAAATGGGGAGGCTATAGAGCGTGTGCGGTTGTTAGCCGAAGGAAGTCAACTTTTTGTACACTGCAAGTTGGGCAGTCGTTCTGCACGTGCGGTCCAGATTCTCGCTGACCATGGCATAGAAGCCGTCAACGTGACAGGAGGAATCGATGCCT comes from the Synechococcus sp. M16CYN genome and includes:
- a CDS encoding M67 family metallopeptidase, with translation MGKVEVLTQSAERIGERPFVPSLLRFDHQCLTILQRSSLVVNPYEGCGLLLGTGCWTPLLTLVTVWPCCNVWGMSEFSVNGSGRGSRLSRFSLDPREQIAAQRWARSRDLQVLGVYHSHPRTPAKPSNWDRCLAEPERLMLILSGIEGLRAWWMGSDRKPLEILIEVCENHHTYAAEPTLLDAESVRE
- the moeB gene encoding molybdopterin-synthase adenylyltransferase MoeB, with protein sequence MQQSQPSSMQSLSASEQGRYARHLILPEVGTSGQERLKASSVLCIGAGGLGSPLLLYLAAAGVGRIGIVDGDVVELSNLQRQVIHDSTWLGRSKAQSAAAKLRELNPNCQVDVHEVMLDITNVMDLIAFYDFVCDGTDNFPSRYLINDACVLLGKPLVYGSVQRFEGQVTVFNIDPHSPNYRDLLPKPPSPGVVPSCAEAGVMGVTPGLIGLIQAAEVIKLITGIGCCLNGRLLVVDVLTLRFRELTLRRDPDRPPIKGLINYEQFCHPATSEMTSPALKSISVTDLKILLDSGADDIVLLDVRNPAEAEVVAISTATLIPLATIENGEAIERVRLLAEGSQLFVHCKLGSRSARAVQILADHGIEAVNVTGGIDAWAKEVDPTLPRY